The following coding sequences are from one Osmia bicornis bicornis chromosome 2, iOsmBic2.1, whole genome shotgun sequence window:
- the LOC114875497 gene encoding leukocyte surface antigen CD53-like, with the protein MARTLVCLRYFLIGGAIVVGVCGLIESICASYFIYQLYEYSSLTPSNVCGAPITLLVMGLITCMIGWCAWQFLDFTNTGQVIIFSIALIIITIANTSAGIWTLVRHEQVDLLPTADLEQVFKHAISDDKSLWDHMHSKLQCCGINGPADYHGQDAIPWSCCDTTSGANPSDNKGVCATLYARGCQHVVMKRTRSILLHVFLLALCTILLQVCFITCMSCYVKACRERRERRKEIISASQSFARASKDLGTNDNLLGQQMKYSKAATDI; encoded by the exons ATGGCAAGGACGCTTGTTTGTTTGCGATACTTTCTCATCGGTGGTGCTATTGTCGTGGGT GTATGCGGTCTTATAGAGAGTATTTGTGCGAGTTATTTCATATATCAACTGTATGAATATTCATCCCTTACTCCCAGTAATGTCTGCGGGGCACCGATAACGTTGCTAGTGATGGGGCTGATAACGTGTATGATAGGCTGGTGTGCCTGGCAATTTTTAGATTTCACCAACACCGGTCAAGTCATAATT TTTTCCATAGCGCTGATCATTATAACGATCGCAAATACAAGTGCTGGGATTTGGACTCTTGTTAGACACGAACAGGTAGATCTGTTACCAACTGCGGATCTAGAACAGGTGTTCAAACATGCCATTTCGGATGATAAATCTCTTTGGGATCATATGCATTCCAAG TTGCAATGCTGTGGAATAAACGGTCCAGCTGATTATCACGGCCAGGATGCAATTCCATGGTCTTGTTGCGATACGACGTCAGGTGCAAATCCCAGTGATAATAAAGGCGTCTGTGCTACACTGTACGCAAGAGGTTGCCAACATGTAGTAATGAAGCGTACCAGATCGATTCTTCTTCATGTTTTCTTGCTCGCAttatgtacaattttattacag gTTTGTTTCATTACATGCATGAGTTGTTACGTGAAGGCTTGCCgtgaaaggagagaaagaagaaaggaaataataaGTGCGTCGCAATCATTTGCACGTGCATCGAAAGACTTAGGAACTAATGATAATCTTCTTGGTCAACAGATGAAATATTCCAAAGCAGCGACTGATATTTGA
- the LOC114875498 gene encoding CD63 antigen-like isoform X1, which translates to MGCAMGLVKTLLFVFNFIFAVCGLGILAVGVIVHLELASVSQHLDANIMFPSITLIVLGSIIFVISFFGCCGAIRSSHCMIVTFASMLMFILLIQVAVAVYAFVVIKQVDPDTVRKGYNELFQSYPTEGQNREIVDIVQTAFKCCGVVSKADYSPHDNFNGTIPWSCCGKPEGQSCSMNESYDKGCAQELESALKKAGTLLGGVAVGIAGVELIGIIFALCLANSVRNAERRGYRV; encoded by the exons ATGGGTTGCGCAATGGGATTGGTCAAAACTCTACTCTTCgtattcaatttcatttttgcg GTATGCGGGTTGGGTATCCTAGCTGTAGGTGTCATCGTACACTTAGAGCTGGCAAGTGTCTCCCAACACCTCGATGCCAATATTATGTTCCCATCGATAACGTTGATTGTCCTTGGTAGCATAATATTTGTGATATCGTTTTTCGGATGTTGTGGTGCCATCCGCAGCAGCCATTGCATGATTGTTACC tTTGCCTCGATGCTTATGTTCATCTTGCTGATTCAAGTAGCAGTTGCAGTGTACGCTTTCGTGGTCATCAAGCAAGTCGATCCTGATACTGTCAGGAAGGGTTACAATGAATTATTCCAGAGTTACCCCACGGAAGGGCAGAACAGAGaaattgtagatatagttcaAACTGCT TTCAAGTGCTGTGGTGTCGTCTCTAAGGCCGATTATTCTCCTCATGATAACTTCAATGGTACTATTCCCTGGAGTTGTTGCGGTAAACCTGAAGGACAGAGTTGTTCAATGAATGAATCGTACGATAAGGGTTGTGCGCAAGAATTGGAATCTGCGCTGAAAAAAGCGGGAACCTTATTGGGTGGCGTTGCAGTCGGTATTGCCGGAGTTGAG TTGATCGGCATCATTTTCGCACTTTGCCTGGCGAATTCCGTCAGGAATGCTGAACGCAGAGGTTACAGAGTGTGA
- the LOC114875498 gene encoding CD63 antigen-like isoform X2 — protein MSCVSDCIQWLLYIFNFIFAVCGLGILAVGVIVHLELASVSQHLDANIMFPSITLIVLGSIIFVISFFGCCGAIRSSHCMIVTFASMLMFILLIQVAVAVYAFVVIKQVDPDTVRKGYNELFQSYPTEGQNREIVDIVQTAFKCCGVVSKADYSPHDNFNGTIPWSCCGKPEGQSCSMNESYDKGCAQELESALKKAGTLLGGVAVGIAGVELIGIIFALCLANSVRNAERRGYRV, from the exons atgAGTTGCGTCTCCGATTGTATCCAGTGGTTActctatatttttaattttatcttcGCT GTATGCGGGTTGGGTATCCTAGCTGTAGGTGTCATCGTACACTTAGAGCTGGCAAGTGTCTCCCAACACCTCGATGCCAATATTATGTTCCCATCGATAACGTTGATTGTCCTTGGTAGCATAATATTTGTGATATCGTTTTTCGGATGTTGTGGTGCCATCCGCAGCAGCCATTGCATGATTGTTACC tTTGCCTCGATGCTTATGTTCATCTTGCTGATTCAAGTAGCAGTTGCAGTGTACGCTTTCGTGGTCATCAAGCAAGTCGATCCTGATACTGTCAGGAAGGGTTACAATGAATTATTCCAGAGTTACCCCACGGAAGGGCAGAACAGAGaaattgtagatatagttcaAACTGCT TTCAAGTGCTGTGGTGTCGTCTCTAAGGCCGATTATTCTCCTCATGATAACTTCAATGGTACTATTCCCTGGAGTTGTTGCGGTAAACCTGAAGGACAGAGTTGTTCAATGAATGAATCGTACGATAAGGGTTGTGCGCAAGAATTGGAATCTGCGCTGAAAAAAGCGGGAACCTTATTGGGTGGCGTTGCAGTCGGTATTGCCGGAGTTGAG TTGATCGGCATCATTTTCGCACTTTGCCTGGCGAATTCCGTCAGGAATGCTGAACGCAGAGGTTACAGAGTGTGA